A single genomic interval of Armigeres subalbatus isolate Guangzhou_Male chromosome 1, GZ_Asu_2, whole genome shotgun sequence harbors:
- the LOC134206055 gene encoding uncharacterized protein LOC134206055 gives MADYERKGYIRKLTADESQKTGDRTWYLPIFPVFNPNKAGKVRIVFDAAAVYGGVSLNSVLMKGPDQLNELPPVLYKFRERRIALGGDVAEMFHQMRIKGEDGDSQRIVWCANKETTEPCDYVMQVVTFCATCSPSTALFVLNKNATRFASEYPVAVDTIHRRHYVDDMLTSVDTESEAIKLAQEVQYVHQQGGFHMRNWVSNSSVVLEAIGEKPKHEKSMDMNANLAMEKVLGMWWSTTTDVFRYKISTDRNKDLFTGDKHPTKRDLLRTLMAIYDPLGLIAHYLMYLKVLLQAVWRAKTGWDERIEEKELEKWRIWLHNMPELEAVEIPRCYYRTGANIDEARIELHTFVDASELGYAAVCYFRFEKNGCVHCALVGSKTRVAPLKFVSIPRLELQAAVIGTRLAKSVEAGHSIKIVSRCFWTDARDVMCWLQSDHRRYTQFVAFRVGEILEATDVNEWRWLSSKVNVADDGTKWKSNPDLSSGSRWFNGPSFLWKSKDEWPKSTLNGAETSEEIRTNILHHTNGTVSTILLPQNFSSWYHLRRVTAFVHRFVDNIRLRKSDQQPNIGPLTQEELRQAEIFQIKRAQQDVYAHEIAIIAGGDRLLDKKSTLFKVSPFVDEQGVMRIHSRMDECDFTDESNRYPIVLPRDHPFTSLIVRDVHLRFHHQYHETCVNEVRKRFHIPRVRTVCSRVRRECQICKLQRAVPAPPAMASLPKARLAAFVRPFSYVGVDFFGPFLVVIGRRHEKRWGVIVTCLTIRAIHLELATSLNTTSCILALRNCFARRGTPIEIISDRGTNFVGANKELKEAMAALDQERLMTEFTTPRTSWRFNPPAAPHMGGCWERLIQSVKKVLTKVKPERVPTEELLRSYLIEVENIINSRPLTHVPVDDCSSQALTPNHFILGTSDGSKPLVLYNNCPLKLQHTWKASQALANLFWKRWVAEYLPNITRRTKWFYPVRPIAVGELVIIVDPGLPRNCWPKGRVVSVRTSEDGQVRSAVVQTANGLYERPAIKLAILDVGANRSEQHTRW, from the coding sequence ATGGCAGATTATGAGCGCAAAGGATACATTCGCAAGCTCACTGCCGATGAGAGCCAAAAAACTGGAGATCGAACCTGGTATCTGCCGATCTTCCCAGTGTTCAACCCTAACAAGGCAGGGAAAGTCCGAATTGTCTTCGACGCGGCCGCAGTTTACGGTGGAGTCTCTCTAAATTCTGTTTTGATGAAGGGTCCAGATCAACTGAATGAACTTCCGCCTGTACTCTACAAATTTCGTGAACGGCGAATAGCTCTAGGTGGCGATGTAGCggagatgtttcatcaaatgcGAATTAAAGGTGAAGATGGAGACAGTCAACGGATCGTTTGGTGTGCCAATAAAGAAACAACAGAGCCTTGCGATTACGTGATGCAGGTGGTAACGTTCTGTGCTACGTGTTCACCCAGCACCGCCCTCTTTGTCCTAAATAAGAACGCGACACGTTTCGCAAGCGAATATCCAGTCGCGGTTGACACAATTCACCGGAGGCACTACGTTGACGACATGTTAACAAGTGTTGATACGGAGAGTGAAGCCATCAAATTAGCGCAGGAAGTCCAATACGTACACCAGCAGGGTGGTTTCCATATGCGGAATTGGGTTTCAAATTCTTCGGTAGTGTTGGAAGCAATCGGTGAAAAACCCAAGCACGAAAAATCCATGGATATGAATGCTAATTTAGCAATGGAGAAAGTTCTCGGAATGTGGTGGAGCACTACAACGGATGTCTTTCGATACAAAATCAGCACAGATCGCAATAAAGACCTCTTCACCGGCGACAAACACCCAACCAAAAGAGATTTGCTCCGGACGCTGATGGCTATCTACGACCCCTTAGGTCTTATAGCACACTACTTAATGTATTTGAAAGTGCTTCTACAAGCGGTCTGGAGAGCGAAGACTGGGTGGGATGAACGAATAGAAGAAAAGGAGTTAGAGAAATGGCGTATATGGTTACATAATATGCCAGAGCTCGAGGCGGTTGAGATTCCGCGATGCTACTATCGGACCGGAGCGAATATAGACGAAGCAAGAATCGAGCTCCACACGTTCGTGGATGCTAGTGAGCTAGGATACGCCGCCGTTTGCTACTTCAGGTTCGAAAAGAACGGATGTGTTCACTGCGCGCTGGTTGGAAGTAAAACAAGGGTTGCACCACTTAAGTTTGTGTCCATTCCTCGCTTAGAGCTTCAAGCGGCAGTCATAGGTACGCGATTAGCTAAAAGTGTTGAAGCAGGACATTCCATCAAAATCGTTAGCCGTTGCTTTTGGACAGATGCTCGAGATGTTATGTGCTGGTTGCAGTCAGACCATCGGCGATACACACAATTTGTAGCTTTCCGAGTGGGCGAAATACTGGAAGCGACGGATGTTAATGAATGGAGATGGTTGAGCAGTAAAGTAAACGTAGCTGACGATGGTACAAAGTGGAAGAGTAATCCTGATTTATCATCGGGAAGCCGATGGTTCAATGGACCATCTTTCTTGTGGAAGTCCAAAGATGAATGGCCGAAGTCTACATTGAATGGCGCGGAAACCTCCGAAGAAATCCGAACGAATATCTTACACCACACAAATGGAACAGTTAGTACCATTCTATTACCGCAAAACTTCTCTTCGTGGTATCATCTGCGACGTGTGACTGCATTCGTGCACCGTTTCGTGGATAACATTCGTCTGAGAAAGAGTGATCAACAACCCAATATCGGGCCTCTCACTCAGGAAGAACTTCGGCAGGCAGAGATTTTCCAAATCAAGCGAGCACAGCAAGACGTCTATGCACACGAAATAGCTATCATTGCAGGCGGAGATCGCCTTCTTGATAAAAAGAGCACCCTTTTTAAAGTTAGCCCGTTTGTTGATGAGCAAGGAGTCATGCGGATTCACAGTCGGATGGATGAATGCGATTTCACGGACGAGAGCAATAGGTATCCTATCGTACTTCCTCGAGACCATCCCTTCACATCACTCATAGTACGCGATGTACATTTGCGTTTTCATCACCAATATCACGAGACCTGTGTTAATGAGGTGCGGAAAAGGTTTCATATTCCACGAGTTCGTACTGTTTGCAGCCGCGTTCGCCGTGAGTGCCAAATCTGCAAACTTCAACGTGCTGTTCCCGCTCCACCAGCGATGGCCTCCCTGCCGAAGGCTAGATTGGCAGCATTTGTTCGACCATTTTCATATGTAGGCGTTGACTTCTTCGGGCCCTTTCTCGTCGTCATAGGCCGTCGCCATGAAAAGCGCTGGGGTGTCATCGTAACATGTCTTACAATCAGGGCGATACACCTTGAGCTAGCTACTTCATTGAATACAACTTCGTGCATCCTGGCTCTGCGCAACTGTTTTGCTCGACGAGGGACTCCAATCGAGATAATCAGTGATCGGGGAACGAACTTCGTGGGAGCGAACAAGGAGTTGAAGGAAGCAATGGCGGCTTTGGACCAGGAAAGACTCATGACGGAATTCACTACACCAAGAACTTCATGGCGCTTCAACCCTCCTGCAGCTCCACATATGGGTGGTTGTTGGGAGCGTCTCATCCAATCGGTGAAAAAAGTCCTAACCAAAGTCAAACCGGAGCGAGTACCTACAGAAGAGCTGTTGAGAAGTTACCTGATTGAAGTAGAGAACATAATCAACAGTCGGCCGCTGACGCATGTTCCTGTGGATGACTGTTCTTCACAGGCGCTTACCCCCAACCATTTTATCTTGGGAACATCGGATGGATCGAAACCGCTGGTTTTATACAACAATTGTCCACTGAAGCTTCAGCATACCTGGAAGGCATCCCAAGCTCTCGCTAACCTTTTCTGGAAGCGGTGGGTTGCAGAATATCTCCCTAATATTACCCGTCGAACTAAGTGGTTCTACCCAGTGCGACCAATAGCAGTGGGCGAACTTGTCATCATTGTTGATCCTGGATTACCAAGGAATTGTTGGCCAAAAGGCAGAGTGGTATCAGTGAGAACCTCCGAAGATGGCCAAGTTCGGTCGGCAGTAGTCCAGACTGCTAACGGATTATACGAGAGACCTGCAATCAAACTAGCGATTTTGGACGTAGGTGCTAATAGGAGTGAGCAGCATACACGGTGGTGA